DNA sequence from the Vibrio ishigakensis genome:
AGTCTGAGCGTGTGGTGTTTGAGATAGAGGCATTTTGTAAAGAGCACGACATTGACGCGGGTCTGCGTAGAAACGGCACCTACTATACCGCGACCAATACTGCTCAATGCGGGTCGATGGCGCCAACGGTGGACAAGCTTGAAGAGCTTGGCATCAACAGCTGGCGTAAGACTGATGAGAAGGAGCTAAACGGCAATACGGGTTCAGCTAAACATATCGAGGGCTACTACTCAGGAGCAGCGGGCAGTGTACAACCAGCGCTGCTAGCTCGTGGCTTGCGCAAAGCAGCGCTTGAGCTGGGCGTTGAAATATTTGAAAACACAGAGATGACAGAGCTTAAATACGGCAAGCCAGCAACTGTCATCACAGCGCAGGGGAGTGTAAAAGCTGAACAAGTTGTCCTTGCTCTTAACGCCTGGATGGTAGATAAGTTTAAGGAGTTTAAGAACAGCATAGTGGTGGTTTCATCGGATATGGTGATCACCAAGCCGGTACCTGAGCTTTTGAAGAAATCTAAACTCGCTGAGGGCGTGACTGTGGTGGATTCTCGTATCTTCGTTCACTACTACCGAGATACGGTTGATGGTCGTGTGATGTTGGGTAAGGGAGGCAATCATTTCTCCTTCAAAAACCAGGTTGAACCTATGTTCAATCAACATACTAAGTATCTGCCCCTGCTGAAGAACTCTTTCGATAACCTTTTCCCGCATATAGGGCGCGAGCAGATCAGCACCAACTGGACTGGAGGCTCAGACCGTTCGACCACGGGCTTCCCATTCTTCGGCAATATTAAACAGCAAAACAATATTTTCTATGGCCTTGGCTATTCGGGTAACGGCGTAGCCCAAACCCGTATCGGCGGCAAAATCCTATCCTCTATGGTGCTTGGCGAAGACAGTGAATATGCAAGCTGCGCCTTAACCGGAGGGCCTCGCGGTCATTTCCCACGTGAGCCTATGCGCTGGCTCGGAGCTATGATGGTTCGTGATGCGGTACGCAGGAAAGAATCGGCAGAAGATAAAGAGAAAAAACCGTTCGTAATCGACAAACTCTTAGCCAAATTAGCTGGGCCTGCTGGCAAGGCAGATAAGGTGTAATTCTTACTCACGCTCATACAGTTAAATATAAGTTTGTAAAAAAGGAGACTGTATCAAGTCTCCTTTTTTTATACAGTCTACAGTCGGGGAGTGTCTATATATCAAGTATTTATGAGCATTAGCACTCATAGAAACCCAGTTGGTACTACACTTTTACATACCCTTAAATTGAGAGGTAAGGGGCTCAATTTAACGGGCAAGATGAAGTATCAAATGCAGTTTTTTTATTGATGAATTTGGGCGGGATTTTCATGGCCAGTGACGGAAAAAAAGAGAACATCAACAAGCAACAAGCTGAGACTAATGAGCAAGCTAAGTCTCAGAAAAGTAAAAAGAATAAGGCTAGGCAGTTTAGACCGTCGAAAGATTATGTTCCTAGCGCTGGCACCTTCTCATATGTTCTCCCAAGCTATCACGTTGCCGCTAAGCCTGAAGGTGATGAGCCTCAGTCCGAAATTCATCACACTGTTTATCATCATGATGATAATGAAAATCACTATGTAGCGACTCCTGTCGAAGGGCACCAAGAAGTGCACCCTCAGCCAGTCCCTTTCGTAGGTGGCAACGACAAACCCAAAGGCTATTTCCAGAACACAGGAAACCACCATTTTCATCATGCCAACTATGGCAAGCCTGTTACTCCATTGACCGGCACTACCGACCATACCCATGGCGTAAATACCTTCAAGCCAACCCCAGTTATCACACCAACGACTAACACCACTGGTGGGACATCTCACGTCGCTTACCCAATCGGTGGCACGCCACAAACTGGCACGGTTGTGGAAGATATGGTGGCTTCAGCCAACGGTACTGTAGATATTCATAACCGCGAAAAGGGTATCGACCTTGAATTTACCGCCGATCATCTAAAGGGGCAATACGGTGAATTTACCCTAGATAAAGATAGCGGCGAGTGGACCTACACCCTAGATAGCAAGGGTCACCAAGACTTAGCTCAAGGTGAAACCCACACCGAGGTTATGCAGGTGACTGCGACCAATACCTTTGGTCTTTCAAAAACACTGGAAGTCACGGTTACAGTAAAAGGTACCAATGATATTCCGGTGATCACCAGTCAAGCGCAAACAGGGGCAACCAAAGAAGATGACGTATTATCGGCAAGTGGCCAGGTAACCGCATCTGATGTAGACCATGGCGCAGTATTGACCTACACCCCAGACAACATTCAAGGCCAATATGGCCAATTCACGTTAGATTCAGCCAGTGGTAAGTGGGTTTATACCCTAGATAATCAAGGTAACCAGGCGCTTGCCGAGGGCGAACATCATACCGAAACCATGTTGGTCACAGTGACCGATGAGCACGGTGCCAAGACTACGCAACAGGTAACCGTTGAGGTTGCTGGTACTAATGATAAGCCTGTTATCACCAGTCAGGCCCAAACTGGCACAGTCAAAGAAGATGATGTGCTTGCAGTAAATGGCCAAGTGACGGCGTCGGATGTGGATCATGGCGCACAGCTCACTTATACCCCAGACAATCTTCAAGGGCAGTATGGCTCTTTCTCATTGAGCCCAAGTTCAGGTCGTTGGACCTATAAGCTCGACAACAACGCCCATCAGGATTTGGCATTAGGTGAGTCTCATACCGAAACCATGTTGGTGACCGTTACGGATGATAAAGGCGCTACAACTACTCAACAGGTGGTTGTTACAGTTGAAGGTACCAATGACAAACCTGTACTAACTAGTCAGCCTCAAAGCGGTGCGGTTAAAGAAGATGATGTGCTGTTCGTTCGCGGTCAGGTTACAGCTACCGATGTGGACCACGGCGCGGTACTGACTTACACGCCCGACAGTCTTCAAGGAAAGTATGGCGCGTTTACCCTTAATTCCGGAGCAGGAGCTTGGACCTACACTTTAGATAACAATGCCCATCAAGATCTGGCGCTGGGAGAGCACCATACCGAGGTCATGTTAGTTACCGTAACCGATGAGCACGGTGCGAAAGTTACACAACAGGTTAAGGTTGAAGTTACCGGCACCAATGATAGACCGGTTATCAGCAGCGGTATCCAAAGTGAAACGGTCAAAGAAGACGATGTGCTATTCGTTCGCGGCCAAGTGACGGCAACGGACGTAGACCACGGTGCGGTGCTGACCTACACCCCAGATACAGTTAAAGGCCAATACGGTACGTTTACGCTTAATAAGTCTTCAGGAGCTTGGACCTATAAATTAGATAACAACGTGCATCAAGCCTTGGCATTGGGCGAACATCATACAGAGACCATGCTGGTCACGGTAACCGATGAGCATGGAGCGAAAACAACGCAACAGGTAAGCGTTGAGGTTCAAGGCACCAATGACAAACCGGTTATTACTAGCCAGCCTCAGACTGGAACGGTCAAAGAAGATGATGTGCTATTCGTTCGTGGTCAGGTAACGGCAACGGATGTGGATCATGGTGCGGTACTCACCTATTCCCCTGATAACCTTCAAGGACACTACGGTTCGTTTACTCTTAATCCTAGCTCAGGTACTTGGACCTATACCCTCGCCAATAATGCACATCAGGAACTTGCTCTTGGTGAACATCATACAGAAACACTATTGGTGACGGTAACCGACGAGAACGGTGCAACAACTACTCAACAGGTGACTGTAGAGGTGCAAGGTACCAATGATAAGCCAGCAATAAGCAGCGGTGTACAGAGCGAGACAGTAAAAGAAGACGCGACCTTGTTTGTGCGTGGGCAGGTTACTGCCACCGATGTAGACCATGGTGCAGTGTTAACCTACACACCAGATAGCCTTAAAGGTCAATACGGTACCTTTACTCTGAACAAAGCCTCGGGTGCTTGGACCTACAAGCTAGACAATACTTCCCATCAGGCGCTAGCTGAGGGTGAGCATCATACTGAAACTCTGTTAGTTACTGTGACAGATGAGCACGGTGCCAAGACTACGCAACAGGTGACCGTCGAGGTTGAAGGTACCAACGATAAACCTGTGATTACTAGCTCGGCACAAGCAGAAACGGTTAAAGAAGATGATGTTCTGACAGCCAGCGGGCAAGTGACAGCTTCAGATGTAGATCATGGTGCGGTGCTAACCTACTCGGCTCCACAAGGTGAATTAACAGGTGCTTACGGTAGCTTTACCCTGAACCCAAGTTCAGGTGCATGGCATTACAAACTAGACAACTCAGCTCATCAAGCGCTAGCGCTTGGTGAAACCCATACCGAAACCTTGCACGTTACTGTGACCGACGATAAAGGTGCCACGACTACCCAAGACGTAGTGGTAACGGTAGAAGGTACTAACGACAAGCCTGTTGTCACTAGCTCAGCTCAATCTAGGGCGGTGAATGAAGATGGAACCATGTTTGCCAAAGGGCAGGTGACTGCCAGTGATGTAGACCATGGTGCAGTTCTGACTTATTCGCCTGATAGCTTACAAGGAACCTACGGTTCTTTCACACTAAACCCAAGCTCAGGTACCTGGACCTACACTCTAGACAGTCAGCACCATCAAGACTTAGCGGTTGGCGAAAAGCACACTGAAACCATGCTAGTGACGGTGAAAGATGAGCATGGGGCTAGCACCACTCAGCAAGTCACAGTCGAAGTTACTGGTACCAATGATAGACCTGTGATCACAAGCCAGGCTCAAACCAGCTCTGTAAAAGAAGATGATGTGCTGTTTGCTCGTGGTCAGGTAACGGCGACCGATGTAGACCATGGTGCGGTGCTTACCTATACCCCTGATAATCTCCAAGGCCAGTATGGTGCATTCACCTTGAATGCAAGTTCGGGCACTTGGACCTATACCCTTGATAACACTGCTCATCAAGCGCTGGCAGAAGGTGAGCATCATACTGAAACTATGTTGGTGACTGTTACCGACGAGAATGGTGCCAAGGTAACTCAGCAGGTGACCATTGATGTTGAAGGTACCAATGATAGACCTAAGATTACCAGTCACGCTCAGAAGGGCACAGTAACCGAAGATAAGGTTATGAGTGCTAATGGTCAGGTAACGGCAAGTGACGTTGACCATGGTGCGGTACTGACATATTCGCCTGACAATCTTCAAGGAAAATACGGCTCCTTTACACTGGATAAAAGCAGTGGAGTTTGGCACTACACACTAGACCAAAAGGCTTCTCAAGTCCTAGGGCAGGGTGAGCATTACCAAGAACAGATGCTGGTAACAGTGACCGACGAGCATGGTGCTAAGGTGACTCAGCAAGTTACAGTTGATGTAGAAGGCACCAATGATGCCCCTGTTATTACCAGCTCTCCACAAACTGAAAAAGTAAAAGAAGACGATGTGTTGTTTGTGCGAGGCCAGGTTACTGCAACAGATGCGGATCAACACGACACCCTAAAGTATTCAGCGACCAATAATCTAAAAGGGCAATTTGGTAGTTTTACCCTGAACCCAAGTTCAGGTGCATGGACTTACACGCTAGATAATGCCGCACATCAAGCCCTTGCTAAGGGTGAAACCCACACAGAAACACTGCATGTGTTGGTGACGGATAGCAACGGAGCAACCACTACTCAAGATGTGGTTGTTACGGTTGAAGGCACCAACGACAGACCTGTTATTTCCCTTGTTGGTCAAGATAGTGACGCGGGTTCAGTTACTGAGCACGGTTCTACGCCTGCAGGGCAGGTAATTGCAGGTACTGATACGGCTACCGGGCATTTGACTGGTACTGACATTGATACTGGTGACTCAACAACCTGGAGTATAGTGAATCCATTAACAGGCCATGCTGCGGGTGATGGTGTTTACGGACAGCTAAGTGTTGGCGCGAATGGCCAGTGGACCTATACATTGGACAATAGCCGACCGGTTACTGAAGCCTTGACTCAAGGGCAGCAAGTGACTGAAACCTTCACGGTGCGTTTGACCGATAAAGCGGGCCTTACTACTGAACATCAGGTTACGGTTCAGGTAACTGGTAGTAATGACCAGGCTAAAATAACCGGCCAAGATACTGCGACACTTAAAGAAGATGATGCGTTGAATGCTCAACATCAGCTTCATGCAAATGGTGTATTGTCGGTAACCGATGTAGACAGTGGTGAAGACCACTTCCAAGCGGGTACGATCCAAGGTTCATATGGTTCGCTTACGCTCGATGCCAGTGGTAATTGGCGCTATGAAGCCGATAATTCCCAGACTGCTATTCAAGAATTAAAAGCGAAGGATTCACTAACCGACACAATCACAGTTCATAGTGCCGATGGAACAGAGCATCAGGTAGTGATTACCATAAATGGCACTAATGACCTACCTGTCATTGCCAATACAGGTGATACGGGTGGTGTAGTCGAGGCGGGTTCGCATCCTGATTCGAATCGACATCCGGAAGCCGAAACCGGCACGCCAAGTGTGTCTGGTACCTTGACTGCTACTGAGACTGATAAAGGCGACCCTGCACATTGGGCTGTGACTAATGGACAAGGCACGTATGGCTCTTTGACCATAGACCCTAAAACTGGGCACTGGACCTACACTCTAGACAACTCTCGAAATTCTGCCGCAGACAGGCTCCATGAAGGAGAGGTTGCCAAAGAAGTGTTTGAAGTTACCGATACTGACTCTTCCGGTACTCCGGTCAAACACAATGTAGAAATCACAGTAACCGGTTCAAACGATGTGCCTGTGATTAAAGGTACGCACACTGGAGCGGTGACTGAGGCTGGTGGCACGGCAAATGCCAATGCAGGTACTCCAAGCATTGCCGGTGATCTTACTGCTACCGACTATGACAACAACGACGGCACATTGACCTGGTCTGTGGATGGCGCGACTACCGGCACTGAGACCCGCGTTGGTAAGTATGGCACTTTCACCATTGATCAGAATGGTCATTGGAACTACCAGTTAGATAATTCAGACCCGGATACACAGAAGCTTCAAAATGGTCAGAACCCTACCGATGTCTTCACCGTATTGGTTACCGATTCATCAGGCAAGCCTGTAGAACAAGAAGTTACTGTTACCGTCCACGGTACGAATGATGACCCAGTGCTAGCGGCTTATGCTCCAGTGACGTTTCATGAAGATGAACGCAAACCTGGTCAGAATAAACACATTCAAACTGTGGCGTTGCCACACGTAAGTGATGTTGATGATACTGACTTGACCTACAGCATTGATGACCACTTAGACACTCGAAATCACAACCCTCGTTGGATAGATATAGACTCTCACACTGGACAGATTACGGTTCATACGGATGCTCGTATTCTTCAGCATCTCTCTGTGGGAGAGTCCATGACTGAAGATGTTTTAGTAACTGTTCACGATAAACACGGCGGTACTACTCAGCAGACCCTGCACCTTACTATTGAAGGTACAAATGACAGACCACACCTCACTGTACTAAAAGTCGAAGATCGCCCAGGACATTTTGCGACACAGCAAAATATGTATAGTGGGGGTCATAGAGCTCACCAACCCCAGCTAACAGTAAATGAAGACAGCCAGATATCAGGCAAAGTCTTCTTCAGTGATGTCGATGACCATAAAGATCCAAGCCACCCACAAGGTGACACCTATACCTTTGATACGCTTGTAAAAATAACAGACGAACATGGTCAGGAAACCACAGTATCAGCGAAAGACGCTGGCTTAACCTTGAATAATGATGGCCACTTTGTATTTGATGCAAGTGCGCAGGTTTACCAGCATTTGCAAGTGGGCCAGAATGCTAAGGTTGATGTCCTAGTTACGGTAACTGATAACCACGGTGCGCATGATCAACAACATATGCATTTCACGGTGAAAGGGCAAAACGACAATCCAACTGTAAATCAAGTAGCGCCACTTCATGTGGACGAAGATGGAGCGATCAGGTTTACATTGGGTAAGGCTGATGCAACTTGGGGTAATCCACTTCTTCAGATCCAGGATGTAGAGCACGATAAACTCGATGTATTTAACCCAACGGTAGACCCCAAGTACGGTCGATTGGTCGACCATGGTATGGGACGTTTTGAGTTCATTCCAGCGCACAACCAAAACTCAGATACCTTCAACGGTGATGTGCCAATTGAGTTCAAAATTGATGATAACCATGGTGGGGTAGTTACTGAGCGTGGCTACATCCATGTTAACCCAGTGGATGATGCACCAAATGCACGAAATGTGAATTTGCCTCATATAGATGAGGATTCTCAAGCTATTCATATTAGTGAAGCGCAGCTTCTAGCAAATACAGCGGATATCGATAATCCGAATAGTGATTTACATGTCACGTCTCTGCATCTAGATACGCAGGGGGCTGGTCAGCTAACGAAAGATCCAAACGGCGGTTGGTTGTTTACGCCATCGGCGAACTGGAACAGCCACAAATTTGGTCATGATATTCGATTCAGCTTTACTGTTTCTGATGGATATACCGGTGCGAATATTCAAACCGCTGAACATGGTCAAACCCCTAGTGCTCATGCCAATTTGCATGTGAATCCATTGCCTGATCCCGCGTTGATCGTTCCTGACCAATCGAAACATCAAGATTTGAGCGTTACTGACGGCAGTGATTTACATGCTGAAGGCTATCTAACCGTAACCGACCCAGATAAAGATGAGGACCATTTCAGGGCAACAAGTTCAATCCCTGGAACCCATGGCTTTGCCTCAATAGATAGAAATGGTCATTGGCACTATACCTTGAACGATAAAGACCCTGCGGTTCTTGCGCTAGGTGCAGGCGAGCATCTGCTCGATACAGTGACATTCCGATCTGCTGATGGTACGCCTCATACTATCAATATTGATATCACTGGTAAGAATGAGGCTCCTGAGGTTACTCAAGTAGATAGAGTCACCGCCATCGAAGATGGTAATGCTGTCATTGGTAAGCTACATGTCTCCGATAAAGATGCAACGGATGTATTGCATTACAGTATGGATAAACCTATTCCTGGTTTTACCATCGACCCAGATACAGGTATCTATACCTTTGAACCAACGGTATCTGCTTACAACCACCTTCGTGAAGGTGAGGTACAAATAGTCAATGCTGTTATCACGGTAACGGACCCTAGTGGCGCTTCAATAAAAGATACGGTGCAGATCAAGGTAACAGGTACTAATGATGCGCCTGTTGCAACAGGTTTACCGCTACCTAACTTGTATCTCGATGATAAGCAAGGGGCTCCCGTTGCTAACCCAGTGGCCCACTTTAAAGACCAAATGTTTTTAGATAGGGCAACCGATCCTGATACTGGAGATAAGTTATCTATTGGTAGATTGTCAGCGACTGGGGCTGGGCACCAATTAACAGATGTTCACTTACACGATCCAAGTGTAGGTACCTTAAAGCAAGATGGTCAGGGGGGGTACCAATTTATCCCGGCATCCAGTTTTACGGGGCGGGTAGAGATAGACTATACGGTGACTGACGGTATAGCCTCCACACCAATGCACACCTCTTTTGATGTTATACGTCATGCACCTCAGTTACCGCCGCAAAAACCATCCGGTGGTGGTAATAATCATCAGGGGGGCACAACGACGACAACCCCGCCAGATGTAGATAAGTTCGAGCAAGATATCTACAACACTCAGATTGCAGAGGGCGGGGATAAGGTTACTGGTACTATCCATCAAGTACATGTGTCAGGTACC
Encoded proteins:
- a CDS encoding VCBS domain-containing protein: MASDGKKENINKQQAETNEQAKSQKSKKNKARQFRPSKDYVPSAGTFSYVLPSYHVAAKPEGDEPQSEIHHTVYHHDDNENHYVATPVEGHQEVHPQPVPFVGGNDKPKGYFQNTGNHHFHHANYGKPVTPLTGTTDHTHGVNTFKPTPVITPTTNTTGGTSHVAYPIGGTPQTGTVVEDMVASANGTVDIHNREKGIDLEFTADHLKGQYGEFTLDKDSGEWTYTLDSKGHQDLAQGETHTEVMQVTATNTFGLSKTLEVTVTVKGTNDIPVITSQAQTGATKEDDVLSASGQVTASDVDHGAVLTYTPDNIQGQYGQFTLDSASGKWVYTLDNQGNQALAEGEHHTETMLVTVTDEHGAKTTQQVTVEVAGTNDKPVITSQAQTGTVKEDDVLAVNGQVTASDVDHGAQLTYTPDNLQGQYGSFSLSPSSGRWTYKLDNNAHQDLALGESHTETMLVTVTDDKGATTTQQVVVTVEGTNDKPVLTSQPQSGAVKEDDVLFVRGQVTATDVDHGAVLTYTPDSLQGKYGAFTLNSGAGAWTYTLDNNAHQDLALGEHHTEVMLVTVTDEHGAKVTQQVKVEVTGTNDRPVISSGIQSETVKEDDVLFVRGQVTATDVDHGAVLTYTPDTVKGQYGTFTLNKSSGAWTYKLDNNVHQALALGEHHTETMLVTVTDEHGAKTTQQVSVEVQGTNDKPVITSQPQTGTVKEDDVLFVRGQVTATDVDHGAVLTYSPDNLQGHYGSFTLNPSSGTWTYTLANNAHQELALGEHHTETLLVTVTDENGATTTQQVTVEVQGTNDKPAISSGVQSETVKEDATLFVRGQVTATDVDHGAVLTYTPDSLKGQYGTFTLNKASGAWTYKLDNTSHQALAEGEHHTETLLVTVTDEHGAKTTQQVTVEVEGTNDKPVITSSAQAETVKEDDVLTASGQVTASDVDHGAVLTYSAPQGELTGAYGSFTLNPSSGAWHYKLDNSAHQALALGETHTETLHVTVTDDKGATTTQDVVVTVEGTNDKPVVTSSAQSRAVNEDGTMFAKGQVTASDVDHGAVLTYSPDSLQGTYGSFTLNPSSGTWTYTLDSQHHQDLAVGEKHTETMLVTVKDEHGASTTQQVTVEVTGTNDRPVITSQAQTSSVKEDDVLFARGQVTATDVDHGAVLTYTPDNLQGQYGAFTLNASSGTWTYTLDNTAHQALAEGEHHTETMLVTVTDENGAKVTQQVTIDVEGTNDRPKITSHAQKGTVTEDKVMSANGQVTASDVDHGAVLTYSPDNLQGKYGSFTLDKSSGVWHYTLDQKASQVLGQGEHYQEQMLVTVTDEHGAKVTQQVTVDVEGTNDAPVITSSPQTEKVKEDDVLFVRGQVTATDADQHDTLKYSATNNLKGQFGSFTLNPSSGAWTYTLDNAAHQALAKGETHTETLHVLVTDSNGATTTQDVVVTVEGTNDRPVISLVGQDSDAGSVTEHGSTPAGQVIAGTDTATGHLTGTDIDTGDSTTWSIVNPLTGHAAGDGVYGQLSVGANGQWTYTLDNSRPVTEALTQGQQVTETFTVRLTDKAGLTTEHQVTVQVTGSNDQAKITGQDTATLKEDDALNAQHQLHANGVLSVTDVDSGEDHFQAGTIQGSYGSLTLDASGNWRYEADNSQTAIQELKAKDSLTDTITVHSADGTEHQVVITINGTNDLPVIANTGDTGGVVEAGSHPDSNRHPEAETGTPSVSGTLTATETDKGDPAHWAVTNGQGTYGSLTIDPKTGHWTYTLDNSRNSAADRLHEGEVAKEVFEVTDTDSSGTPVKHNVEITVTGSNDVPVIKGTHTGAVTEAGGTANANAGTPSIAGDLTATDYDNNDGTLTWSVDGATTGTETRVGKYGTFTIDQNGHWNYQLDNSDPDTQKLQNGQNPTDVFTVLVTDSSGKPVEQEVTVTVHGTNDDPVLAAYAPVTFHEDERKPGQNKHIQTVALPHVSDVDDTDLTYSIDDHLDTRNHNPRWIDIDSHTGQITVHTDARILQHLSVGESMTEDVLVTVHDKHGGTTQQTLHLTIEGTNDRPHLTVLKVEDRPGHFATQQNMYSGGHRAHQPQLTVNEDSQISGKVFFSDVDDHKDPSHPQGDTYTFDTLVKITDEHGQETTVSAKDAGLTLNNDGHFVFDASAQVYQHLQVGQNAKVDVLVTVTDNHGAHDQQHMHFTVKGQNDNPTVNQVAPLHVDEDGAIRFTLGKADATWGNPLLQIQDVEHDKLDVFNPTVDPKYGRLVDHGMGRFEFIPAHNQNSDTFNGDVPIEFKIDDNHGGVVTERGYIHVNPVDDAPNARNVNLPHIDEDSQAIHISEAQLLANTADIDNPNSDLHVTSLHLDTQGAGQLTKDPNGGWLFTPSANWNSHKFGHDIRFSFTVSDGYTGANIQTAEHGQTPSAHANLHVNPLPDPALIVPDQSKHQDLSVTDGSDLHAEGYLTVTDPDKDEDHFRATSSIPGTHGFASIDRNGHWHYTLNDKDPAVLALGAGEHLLDTVTFRSADGTPHTINIDITGKNEAPEVTQVDRVTAIEDGNAVIGKLHVSDKDATDVLHYSMDKPIPGFTIDPDTGIYTFEPTVSAYNHLREGEVQIVNAVITVTDPSGASIKDTVQIKVTGTNDAPVATGLPLPNLYLDDKQGAPVANPVAHFKDQMFLDRATDPDTGDKLSIGRLSATGAGHQLTDVHLHDPSVGTLKQDGQGGYQFIPASSFTGRVEIDYTVTDGIASTPMHTSFDVIRHAPQLPPQKPSGGGNNHQGGTTTTTPPDVDKFEQDIYNTQIAEGGDKVTGTIHQVHVSGTHHNHDDVYGANHLLPNPHGDGTPAYGYLKLQPNGGWEYHLNQHNSPTDPINQLGVGQTATETFIVRGPNAAPTKLVVTITGTNDAPEITHVEQHIENAQNQQISGTDIAEVDTTHVVGQVTARDIDHGDTLSFGAGAPTDSQGNPLPKEFLDGNGHLAGLTVDGNGGYTFIPDSAHFGNIPPGQTQVFKVPIEVTDGHGGKDTQEITLTVVGHNRPPEVTDTDIHLAAQKEDFGTHRVSTQELLKLAGATDPDGDTLHVTHVKITGAGGAPVSVQDNGQGEFIFTSKQDQHGDLHFTFEVTDGMPHSQVRTVSATLPVTAVNDKPVASDFRLGSVTESTTSTPKPTRVFTEQEFLNHVKDPDIATDHDVLHLTGTPTLVSGDQSKGRFEVSGNGYRFVPSNPNFHGTVHVTYEVTDSSGATATAQAAIIVTPTNDPAVITNPHPDFVEEDGKATAHGQLGITDVDGHNEENFHANSHIGGKFGYLQLDRDGNWNYVLTRGDKPGVQQLSEGGKFVEHFQITSQDGTHYDLTVDIKGDNDNPVLQAITAKNGTEGGNTVSGQLSATDIDTEGTRTADNPADTLTFKTSYTHAGFTLNTDGSYTLDMKDSSFEHLAQGEKETLTIPVVVEDNHGGASHTKNLVITVTGTNDVPVLNQIAEINANEDDGVVSGQLTSSDVDSDNLQGQLTTYHLQGSSVAGFTLNPDGSYTFDPHAYNSLQDGETKDIEIPIVARDNHGDSTPQKLVIHLTGTNDAATISGTSHTTVTDGPSISATTTTQSEQLQVVDPDHDQDSFTANQNIGPDSTQAGTGLQQSAYGHLSITADGHWQYHVDSPDAIKAIPDGQTVTETFTVESVDGTTHQVSVDIVGTNNAAVITGTVTGDVTEDQINGMQWLLFSGHMDVVDPDVGESKFDPVYPAQNSAGIGYMSTLGAHVVLGRNGDWHYQLDNNTAKVQSLGEGETFIDKVTIHTVDGTTQEFQITVHGTNDAPTVSGALTLSGHGTEDLDLTIAKADLLANASDIDITDVLHIENPSVPSAAGTVSLDSNGNLVFHPATNFNGDVTVTYEVVDTHGAKATATATFTVDPVNDPGVFSGDISGDVQEDVAVQGDADHTVFTTGVLSVTDPDVGEGGFATNRNVHAVHDPYGGTLSLDQSGAWTYSVPNAHIQKLGAGETDTVTYRVQSLGGDTQDITITITGTNDAPSVTSAVTLTGANEDATGIQITKASLLQGASDADADTLDVTGLTVDHGSVTIQGDHWIYTPEPNYNGDVEFSYTVDDGHGGSVAQTATMQLAAVNDKPVVTEVSQGTVRENSISGKTAAELSVTDVDRPSEEGFQVANGLHGTYGTLDIDEHGHWGYTLTDKQNPAVQALNVGDTLVDTVTVHTKDGTEYEVHVTITGDNDAPTVSGNVPLGHITQDSPVTLVKAALLASVTDPDNTDAEITISQLTAQHATVVDNHDGTWTVTPEKGFTGDIQFSYNVDDGNGGHAAATASLHVDTLLSQPAPPPPPPISADEPMQDVPVETVTLESLALSHNSQQGAQAYLDQLGIAEPQHQTGDQAMPQDLDLVLNPDNAPVLDEHGIPVDDTSVVAANEHHHNHEDNDPTKHFHDPLDHSDWSDHHS
- a CDS encoding FAD-dependent oxidoreductase, which encodes MSEKSHPCHWIAQAKQIENWVEPTPLNQDIETDVCIVGGGYTGLWTAILLKQKSPQLRVTIVEKRFCGSGASGVNGGCMLTWATKYPSMVKMFGEKQAKFLVEESERVVFEIEAFCKEHDIDAGLRRNGTYYTATNTAQCGSMAPTVDKLEELGINSWRKTDEKELNGNTGSAKHIEGYYSGAAGSVQPALLARGLRKAALELGVEIFENTEMTELKYGKPATVITAQGSVKAEQVVLALNAWMVDKFKEFKNSIVVVSSDMVITKPVPELLKKSKLAEGVTVVDSRIFVHYYRDTVDGRVMLGKGGNHFSFKNQVEPMFNQHTKYLPLLKNSFDNLFPHIGREQISTNWTGGSDRSTTGFPFFGNIKQQNNIFYGLGYSGNGVAQTRIGGKILSSMVLGEDSEYASCALTGGPRGHFPREPMRWLGAMMVRDAVRRKESAEDKEKKPFVIDKLLAKLAGPAGKADKV